One stretch of Lysobacter sp. TY2-98 DNA includes these proteins:
- a CDS encoding sensor domain-containing diguanylate cyclase: MDVSAAYERIFGYTCAEVLGRRMIDLVHPDDREATLAAAQRVMGGTMQRHFRNRYVRKDGRSVDVQWSARWLPDYGVRVAIGREVTDLRRAEVELEHLARHDPLTGLPNRYHLQRELRLALERAAETGTGLAVLYIDLDGFKAANDRAGHAAGDLVLRDVAQRLQQALRQGDLLARVGGDEFVAMLPGCRDSVAAGLVADTLRARLQTPFELTEGQIDLDASIGIACFPGNGATVEALLASADSAMYAIKRTRPHHAAEYRSGVPLPG; encoded by the coding sequence ATCGATGTAAGCGCGGCGTACGAGCGCATCTTCGGCTACACCTGCGCAGAAGTGCTGGGGCGGCGGATGATCGATCTCGTGCATCCCGACGATCGCGAAGCCACGCTCGCCGCGGCGCAGCGCGTCATGGGCGGCACGATGCAGCGGCATTTCCGCAACCGCTACGTGCGCAAGGACGGACGCAGCGTCGACGTGCAGTGGTCCGCCCGCTGGCTGCCGGACTACGGTGTCCGCGTGGCGATCGGTCGCGAGGTCACCGACCTGCGCCGCGCGGAAGTCGAGCTCGAACATCTCGCGCGCCACGATCCGCTCACCGGGCTGCCCAACCGCTACCACCTGCAACGCGAGCTGCGCCTGGCGCTCGAGCGCGCGGCCGAAACCGGGACCGGACTGGCGGTGCTCTACATCGACCTCGACGGCTTCAAGGCGGCGAACGATCGCGCCGGACACGCGGCGGGCGACCTCGTGCTGCGGGACGTCGCGCAACGCCTGCAACAGGCGTTGCGACAGGGCGACCTGCTGGCGCGTGTCGGCGGTGACGAATTCGTCGCGATGCTGCCGGGCTGTCGCGATTCGGTCGCCGCAGGGCTCGTCGCCGACACCTTGCGTGCGCGCCTGCAGACGCCGTTCGAATTGACCGAGGGCCAGATCGATCTTGATGCCAGCATCGGCATCGCCTGCTTCCCCGGCAACGGCGCCACCGTCGAGGCGCTGCTCGCGTCCGCCGACAGCGCGATGTATGCGATCAAGCGCACACGGCCGCACCATGCGGCGGAATATCGAAGCGGCGTCCCGCTGCCGGGCTGA
- a CDS encoding DUF2231 domain-containing protein, which produces MRPSPLSRSPVADALYGLLNPIPFGCFVAALIFDVTYARSAQIMWTKAAAWLIVIGLFAAIVPRLVNLAQVWFTSRRSFSRAHRVDFWLNLVAIIAAVVNAFVHSRDAYAVVPTGEWLSALTVVLMAVGAIVVAVHRPVMEVLP; this is translated from the coding sequence ATGCGCCCTTCCCCGCTGTCCCGCTCGCCCGTCGCCGATGCGCTGTACGGGCTGCTCAATCCGATCCCGTTCGGCTGTTTCGTCGCCGCGCTGATCTTCGACGTCACCTACGCACGCAGCGCGCAGATCATGTGGACCAAGGCGGCGGCCTGGCTGATCGTGATCGGGCTGTTCGCCGCGATCGTTCCGCGGCTGGTGAACCTCGCGCAGGTGTGGTTCACCTCGCGCCGTAGCTTCTCCCGCGCGCATCGCGTCGACTTCTGGCTCAACCTCGTCGCGATCATTGCGGCGGTCGTGAATGCCTTCGTGCATAGCCGCGATGCCTACGCGGTCGTGCCGACCGGCGAATGGCTGTCCGCGCTCACGGTGGTGCTGATGGCGGTGGGTGCGATCGTCGTCGCCGTGCACCGCCCGGTGATGGAGGTGCTGCCGTGA
- a CDS encoding sorbosone dehydrogenase family protein, with translation MTRVRNVLALALTSLLATACSEHASLDPSQQSGANPPLPDARNFLLPPMQVPKGVGWAKGQTPQVAAGLHIDKVAGDLKHPRQLLELSNGDVLVVESNGPGTEATTTPKQWIAGKIKASSGKGAKGGDRITLLRPTASGPWEQHVLVEHLHSPFGAQVIGDALYVANTDAIVRFPFHVGDTQITAPGTFFTDLPDTINHHWTKALLANADGSKLYVGVGSNSNVGENGLEVEYRRAAVLEVDVATASSRIYASGIRNPTGLGWNPWTQQLWAIANERDEIGADLVPDYLTSVKPGGFYGWPYSYYGQHEDRRVVPQRPDLVKKAIRPDYALGSHVAALGMLFSQSNALPAAYQTGAFVSEHGSWDRSPLSGYAVVFVPFKDGHPNGLPQTLVSGFYSKDEKQLYGAPVGLAQDRDGALLVADDVGNAVWRVTASP, from the coding sequence GTGACCCGCGTCCGCAACGTTCTCGCGCTTGCGCTCACGTCGCTGCTGGCGACCGCGTGCAGCGAGCATGCGTCGCTCGACCCGTCGCAGCAGTCCGGCGCCAACCCGCCCCTGCCCGACGCGCGCAACTTCCTGCTTCCGCCCATGCAGGTGCCGAAAGGCGTCGGCTGGGCGAAGGGGCAGACGCCCCAGGTCGCGGCGGGCCTGCACATCGACAAGGTCGCGGGTGATCTCAAGCATCCGCGCCAGTTGCTCGAACTGTCGAACGGCGACGTGCTCGTCGTCGAATCCAATGGCCCGGGCACGGAGGCGACGACGACGCCCAAGCAGTGGATCGCCGGCAAGATCAAGGCGAGCTCCGGCAAGGGCGCGAAGGGCGGCGACCGCATCACGTTGTTGCGGCCGACCGCATCGGGCCCGTGGGAACAGCACGTGCTCGTCGAGCATCTGCACTCGCCATTCGGCGCGCAGGTGATCGGCGACGCGCTGTACGTCGCCAACACCGACGCGATCGTGCGCTTTCCGTTCCACGTCGGCGACACGCAGATCACCGCGCCGGGCACGTTCTTCACCGACCTGCCCGACACCATCAACCACCACTGGACGAAGGCGCTGCTCGCAAATGCGGATGGCTCGAAGCTGTACGTCGGCGTCGGTTCGAACAGCAACGTCGGCGAGAACGGGCTGGAGGTCGAGTACCGTCGCGCGGCGGTGCTCGAAGTCGATGTCGCTACCGCGAGCAGTCGCATCTATGCCTCGGGCATCCGCAATCCGACCGGGCTCGGCTGGAATCCGTGGACGCAGCAACTCTGGGCGATCGCGAACGAACGCGACGAAATCGGTGCGGACCTGGTGCCCGACTACCTGACGTCGGTGAAGCCCGGCGGGTTCTACGGGTGGCCCTACAGCTATTACGGCCAGCACGAGGACCGTCGGGTGGTGCCGCAGCGGCCGGACCTCGTGAAGAAGGCCATCCGTCCCGATTACGCGCTGGGTTCGCACGTTGCCGCGCTCGGCATGCTGTTCTCGCAGTCCAATGCATTGCCCGCGGCCTACCAGACCGGCGCCTTCGTGAGCGAGCACGGCAGCTGGGACCGTTCGCCACTGAGTGGCTACGCCGTGGTGTTCGTGCCGTTCAAGGACGGGCATCCGAATGGGCTCCCGCAAACGCTCGTGAGCGGCTTTTACTCAAAAGACGAGAAGCAGCTCTACGGCGCGCCCGTCGGCCTCGCACAGGACCGCGACGGCGCGTTGCTGGTTGCGGACGACGTCGGCAATGCCGTGTGGCGGGTGACAGCTTCACCTTGA
- a CDS encoding DUF1801 domain-containing protein: MHAKTFSETSASDTASRLIDARIEELGDWRGAMLARVRGLIHDVDPDIVEEWKWRGVPVWSHAGIVCTGETYKDVVKLTFAKGASLPDPSKLFNSSLDGNTRRAIDIRKDERLDEKALKALVRAAIVLNSEKVTAKKVGAATKKAAVRKAVAKKATKATR, translated from the coding sequence ATGCACGCGAAAACGTTTTCGGAAACGTCGGCGAGCGACACCGCGTCACGCCTGATCGATGCCCGCATCGAGGAACTCGGTGACTGGCGCGGCGCGATGCTGGCGCGCGTGCGTGGCCTCATCCACGACGTCGATCCCGACATCGTCGAAGAATGGAAGTGGCGCGGGGTGCCGGTGTGGTCGCATGCCGGCATCGTCTGCACCGGCGAGACCTACAAGGACGTCGTCAAGCTGACCTTTGCGAAGGGCGCATCGCTTCCCGATCCATCGAAGCTCTTCAATTCGAGTCTCGACGGCAACACGCGCCGTGCGATCGATATCCGCAAGGATGAACGGCTCGACGAGAAGGCGCTGAAGGCGCTGGTGCGTGCGGCCATCGTGCTCAACTCCGAAAAGGTAACGGCGAAGAAGGTGGGTGCCGCGACGAAGAAGGCTGCGGTCAGGAAAGCTGTCGCGAAGAAGGCCACGAAGGCGACGCGCTGA
- a CDS encoding VOC family protein, with protein sequence MSQGVAVVGLYVRDQDEALQFYVEKLGFRVHTDARNGDYRWLTVQHPEQPSFQLGLFAPQPPTLDESTAQTVREIVAKGAMPPLVLVVDDCKGAHERMRSQGVEFTQEPIERYGTIDAGFRDPSGNGWKMIQSHRTNA encoded by the coding sequence ATGAGCCAGGGAGTTGCCGTCGTCGGCCTCTACGTCCGCGACCAGGACGAAGCGCTGCAGTTCTATGTCGAGAAGCTCGGCTTCCGCGTCCACACCGATGCCCGCAACGGCGACTACCGCTGGCTGACAGTGCAGCATCCGGAGCAGCCGTCGTTCCAGCTCGGCCTGTTCGCGCCGCAGCCGCCGACGCTCGACGAAAGCACGGCGCAGACCGTGCGCGAGATCGTCGCCAAGGGCGCGATGCCGCCGCTGGTGCTGGTCGTCGACGATTGCAAGGGCGCGCACGAACGCATGCGGTCGCAAGGCGTCGAGTTCACGCAGGAGCCGATCGAACGCTACGGCACCATCGACGCCGGTTTCCGCGATCCGTCCGGCAACGGATGGAAGATGATCCAGTCGCACCGCACCAACGCCTGA
- a CDS encoding helix-turn-helix transcriptional regulator — protein MDAASHEAWPITRLAKVSGVSEAHFARSFKDAFGLPPHRYLLTRRIERATALLRDSDRPILDIALETGWSSLGTFGRTFRDITGESPTAVRERQQAMPQQREFVPGCYLSAAERPGLTIAVSEKRRREAQASNGATHHEESK, from the coding sequence ATGGACGCGGCGTCGCACGAGGCCTGGCCGATCACGCGGCTGGCGAAGGTGAGCGGCGTGTCCGAGGCGCACTTCGCGCGATCGTTCAAGGACGCGTTCGGCCTGCCGCCGCATCGCTACCTGCTGACCCGCCGCATCGAGCGCGCGACGGCGCTGCTTCGCGACAGCGATCGTCCGATCCTCGATATCGCGCTGGAGACGGGCTGGAGCAGCCTGGGCACCTTCGGCCGCACGTTCCGCGACATCACCGGTGAAAGTCCCACCGCGGTGCGTGAGCGCCAGCAGGCCATGCCTCAGCAACGCGAGTTCGTCCCGGGTTGCTATCTCAGCGCCGCGGAACGGCCCGGCCTCACCATCGCAGTTTCGGAGAAGCGCCGCCGCGAAGCGCAGGCGTCTAATGGCGCCACCCACCACGAGGAATCGAAATGA
- a CDS encoding GFA family protein: MTGWTGSCHCGAIEFAIDGPIDELTTCDCTLCAMRGALMTKVPERALRVLRGRDHLVLYQWNTRVARHFFCAACGVYVFHRKRAAPDHFGVNVRCLRDFDVAAYPMRATDGASMSVVGPREECA, encoded by the coding sequence GTGACCGGCTGGACCGGCAGCTGTCATTGCGGCGCGATCGAGTTCGCCATCGACGGCCCGATCGATGAGCTGACCACCTGCGACTGCACGCTCTGCGCCATGCGCGGCGCGCTGATGACGAAAGTGCCCGAGCGTGCGCTGCGCGTGCTTCGCGGTCGCGATCATCTCGTTCTGTATCAGTGGAACACACGCGTCGCCCGCCACTTCTTCTGCGCTGCCTGCGGCGTCTACGTGTTCCATCGCAAGCGCGCCGCACCGGACCACTTCGGCGTCAACGTGCGCTGCCTGCGCGATTTCGACGTCGCGGCGTATCCGATGCGGGCGACGGATGGGGCGTCGATGAGCGTGGTGGGTCCGCGCGAGGAATGTGCATGA
- a CDS encoding PhzF family phenazine biosynthesis protein, translating to MRLPLFQVDAFASRLFTGNPAAVVVMPEFADDATLRAIAAENNLAETAFLVIADGRYRLRWFTPVLEVPLCGHATLATAAVVMEVLEPGRGEVAFDTASGALTVTRDGDAYRMDFPTRPGRVIDAPAGLAEALGATPREVVDDRFNFIAVFDDADTVRRLQPDMAAIARLPRGGVVVTAAGDAPYDITSRYFAPGKGVPEDPVTGGAHCGLLPYWAPRLGRSTLRCWQASTRGGEMTCTLRGDRVELAGRCVFYLRGEIEL from the coding sequence ATGCGCCTTCCCTTGTTCCAGGTCGACGCGTTCGCCTCGCGCCTCTTCACGGGCAACCCGGCGGCGGTGGTCGTCATGCCGGAGTTTGCCGACGACGCGACGCTGCGCGCGATCGCCGCGGAGAACAACCTCGCCGAGACCGCGTTTCTGGTCATCGCCGACGGTCGCTATCGCCTGCGCTGGTTCACGCCGGTGCTTGAAGTGCCGTTGTGCGGGCACGCGACGCTCGCGACCGCCGCGGTGGTGATGGAGGTGCTGGAACCGGGGCGTGGCGAGGTCGCATTCGACACGGCGAGCGGCGCCTTGACCGTCACGCGCGATGGCGATGCCTATCGCATGGATTTCCCGACGCGGCCCGGGCGGGTGATCGACGCTCCGGCCGGTCTTGCGGAAGCCCTCGGCGCCACGCCACGCGAAGTCGTCGATGATCGCTTCAACTTCATCGCGGTGTTCGACGACGCCGACACCGTGCGTCGCCTGCAGCCCGACATGGCGGCCATCGCGCGCCTCCCGCGCGGTGGCGTGGTGGTGACCGCGGCCGGCGATGCGCCCTACGACATCACCAGCCGCTACTTCGCACCGGGAAAGGGCGTGCCCGAGGATCCGGTCACCGGCGGCGCGCACTGCGGCCTGTTGCCATACTGGGCGCCGCGCCTCGGTCGCAGCACGCTACGCTGCTGGCAGGCGTCGACACGTGGCGGCGAAATGACCTGCACGCTGCGCGGCGATCGCGTCGAGCTCGCCGGTCGTTGCGTGTTCTACCTGCGCGGCGAGATCGAACTGTGA
- a CDS encoding glutathione S-transferase family protein, which translates to MSLVFYGHPFSSYCQKVLIALYENALPFDYRVISPEHPDVALQWSALWPMKRMPVLVDNGRTVAETTIIIEHLHLHHRDPVALLPDDPVAALEVRFMDRVFDHYVMTPMQQPVSEALRPDGRVDDARERTAAALDIAYAWLEARLQGRTWAAGDTFSLADCAAAPSLFYADWVHPISGVYPTLRAYRARLLQRPSFARAVDEARPYRSLFPLGAPDRD; encoded by the coding sequence ATGTCACTCGTGTTTTATGGACACCCGTTCTCGTCGTACTGCCAGAAGGTGCTCATCGCGCTGTACGAAAATGCATTGCCGTTCGACTACCGCGTCATTTCGCCGGAGCATCCCGACGTCGCCCTGCAGTGGTCCGCGTTGTGGCCGATGAAGCGCATGCCGGTGCTGGTCGACAACGGACGCACCGTCGCGGAAACCACGATCATCATCGAGCACCTGCATCTGCATCACCGCGACCCGGTTGCGTTGTTGCCCGACGATCCCGTCGCCGCGCTCGAAGTGCGCTTCATGGATCGTGTGTTCGACCACTACGTGATGACGCCGATGCAGCAGCCGGTGTCGGAAGCGCTGCGCCCCGACGGTCGCGTCGACGATGCGCGCGAGCGCACGGCCGCCGCGCTCGACATCGCCTATGCCTGGCTCGAAGCGCGCCTGCAGGGCCGCACCTGGGCCGCCGGCGATACCTTCAGCCTGGCCGACTGCGCCGCCGCGCCTTCGTTGTTCTACGCCGACTGGGTGCACCCGATCAGCGGTGTGTATCCGACGCTGCGCGCCTATCGCGCTCGCTTGCTGCAGCGACCGTCGTTCGCTCGCGCCGTCGACGAAGCCCGTCCGTATCGATCGCTGTTCCCGCTGGGCGCACCTGATCGCGATTGA
- a CDS encoding DUF3228 family protein: MSIVLTEFARPRLFPREPRRNTIQDCTPDEFVRHLNEVAPMKVLDGYAPFCKLHVHRNWTSTRCLAVPITDDNRHLLRSDYEARNREELPVLVRWFDGLEPPVAEYIIPILYSREQLAREGTVIDADWGIVGCMYTAEPEETPMAPITMMRNALGVEEGGSGVALDHDAYLRSVEFWRTHANWRG, translated from the coding sequence ATGTCCATCGTCCTCACCGAGTTCGCGCGCCCTCGGCTGTTCCCGCGCGAGCCGCGCCGCAACACCATCCAGGACTGCACGCCGGACGAATTCGTGCGCCACCTCAACGAGGTCGCGCCGATGAAGGTGCTCGACGGCTATGCACCGTTCTGCAAGCTGCACGTGCATCGCAACTGGACGTCGACGCGCTGCCTCGCGGTGCCGATCACCGACGACAACCGCCATCTGCTGCGCTCGGATTACGAGGCGCGCAACCGCGAGGAACTGCCGGTGCTGGTGCGCTGGTTCGATGGCTTGGAACCGCCGGTGGCGGAGTACATCATCCCCATCCTCTACAGCCGCGAACAGCTGGCGAGGGAAGGCACGGTGATCGACGCGGACTGGGGCATCGTCGGCTGCATGTACACCGCGGAGCCGGAGGAAACGCCGATGGCGCCGATCACGATGATGCGCAACGCGCTGGGCGTGGAGGAGGGCGGCTCCGGCGTGGCGCTGGACCACGACGCCTACCTACGCAGCGTCGAGTTCTGGCGCACGCACGCGAACTGGCGCGGCTGA
- a CDS encoding lipocalin family protein, with product MSRPAPPTVTRFDLSRYLGTWYEIARLPMRYEPPDYTDVSATYSLEADGSVRVQNRAYDGKGELQESIGQARPLDASDDSRLEVTFLPEGLRWIPFTKGDYWVLRVDTDYRTALVGSPDYTFLWLLHREATLDATTRDAFLATARGLGYDLSKLIQTPHTGRRTA from the coding sequence ATGTCCCGTCCCGCGCCGCCGACCGTGACCAGGTTCGATCTGTCCCGCTATCTCGGCACGTGGTACGAGATCGCGCGCCTGCCGATGCGCTACGAGCCGCCGGACTACACCGACGTCAGCGCGACCTACAGCCTCGAGGCCGATGGCAGCGTGCGCGTCCAGAACCGGGCGTACGACGGCAAGGGCGAGCTGCAGGAGTCGATCGGCCAAGCCAGGCCGCTCGACGCCAGCGACGACAGCCGGCTCGAAGTCACGTTCCTCCCCGAGGGCCTTCGCTGGATTCCGTTCACCAAGGGCGATTACTGGGTGCTGCGCGTGGATACCGACTACCGCACCGCGCTGGTCGGCAGTCCCGACTACACCTTCCTGTGGCTGCTGCATCGCGAGGCCACGCTCGATGCGACGACGCGCGACGCGTTCCTCGCCACGGCGCGGGGACTCGGTTACGACCTCTCGAAACTGATCCAGACGCCGCATACGGGACGCCGCACGGCCTAG
- a CDS encoding DUF2272 domain-containing protein has translation MTRPQTMRFALAVIAATLAPRAHAADVCADAAASTSGNTASRIAAIACAEHDLWYAPFIDENGRLANMRISEAEGSRLRDGATPAWQRVAMYWRGSGVQWPSPSLPAGADCNGTGGEVASALCRTFLIDTPWSAVFVSYVMTRAGVPGFQPSARHVDYVRDAFRGGDTAPYRLADPDAEAPATGDLICFSRVSQVFGVQGFRDWLARSSSAPLAMHCDIVVSTANNRARLVGGNVLQGVTMRVLPLNRLGKFWALPHRSIGEPECDPGTPSACNFNRQDWVALLKLNPSANVPATGPLMPGPPTKCCVVCMLPMAPDMKRCPAPATEPTTSPVR, from the coding sequence ATGACACGTCCGCAAACGATGCGCTTCGCGCTCGCCGTCATCGCCGCCACGCTTGCGCCTCGCGCGCACGCCGCGGACGTGTGCGCGGACGCGGCGGCATCGACGTCCGGCAACACCGCGTCCCGCATCGCAGCGATCGCCTGCGCCGAGCACGATCTCTGGTACGCGCCCTTCATCGACGAGAACGGACGCCTCGCCAACATGCGCATCTCGGAAGCCGAGGGCTCACGCCTGCGCGATGGTGCGACCCCCGCATGGCAGCGCGTCGCGATGTACTGGCGCGGCAGCGGTGTGCAGTGGCCGAGCCCGTCATTGCCCGCAGGCGCGGATTGCAACGGCACCGGCGGCGAAGTCGCGTCCGCGCTGTGCCGGACGTTCCTGATCGACACCCCGTGGTCGGCGGTGTTCGTGTCGTACGTGATGACGCGTGCCGGCGTGCCGGGCTTCCAACCCTCCGCACGCCACGTGGACTACGTGCGCGACGCGTTCCGCGGCGGCGACACCGCCCCGTATCGGCTCGCGGATCCCGATGCCGAAGCGCCCGCGACCGGCGACCTGATCTGCTTTTCCCGCGTGTCGCAGGTGTTCGGCGTGCAGGGCTTCCGCGACTGGCTGGCGCGCTCGTCCTCCGCACCTCTGGCGATGCATTGCGACATCGTGGTGTCGACCGCCAACAACCGTGCACGACTGGTCGGGGGCAACGTGCTGCAGGGCGTGACCATGCGTGTGTTGCCGCTCAACCGCCTTGGCAAGTTCTGGGCCTTGCCACACCGGTCCATCGGCGAACCCGAATGCGATCCCGGCACGCCGTCCGCGTGCAATTTCAATCGTCAGGATTGGGTGGCGCTACTCAAGCTCAACCCCTCGGCGAACGTGCCCGCCACCGGACCGCTCATGCCCGGCCCGCCGACCAAGTGCTGCGTGGTATGCATGCTGCCGATGGCACCCGACATGAAACGCTGCCCGGCGCCCGCGACCGAGCCGACGACGTCGCCAGTTCGCTGA
- a CDS encoding YkgJ family cysteine cluster protein, whose protein sequence is MRFDPLPIHPDSLSSLTREDESAAPPTADCDHCDAVCCRLTVVVQPEDGIAEHLTTRLGGLRVMARDADGWCVAVDSARMCCSIYEARPEVCRRFEMGGPYCEAVREDYTRSHRTIPLHLTGTPS, encoded by the coding sequence ATGCGGTTCGACCCCCTCCCCATTCATCCTGATTCGCTGTCGTCCCTGACACGCGAAGACGAGTCCGCCGCTCCGCCGACCGCGGACTGCGACCATTGCGACGCGGTCTGTTGCCGTCTCACCGTCGTGGTGCAGCCGGAGGACGGCATTGCCGAGCACCTCACCACCCGCCTCGGCGGCCTGCGGGTGATGGCCCGTGACGCCGACGGCTGGTGCGTCGCGGTCGACAGCGCACGGATGTGCTGCTCCATCTACGAGGCACGCCCCGAAGTCTGCCGCCGCTTCGAGATGGGCGGCCCCTACTGCGAGGCCGTGCGCGAGGACTACACGCGCAGCCATCGCACCATCCCGTTGCACCTGACAGGAACCCCGTCATGA
- a CDS encoding DUF4386 domain-containing protein has product MTTSPQPYARLAGLLYLVIIAAGIFGELAVRGSMVASGDAALTAARIAASPDRWRLGIAIDLLMHVCDVFVMWSLYALFRVVNRRLALLVLLFNLVQTAVLVANKLFLLVPLMLLGDAPYLHGVPATQLQAWSYVAIRLHEHGFGIGLIFFGVVCVLEGHLIRRSGFLPRTIGMLMQVAGVCYLVNSLAQLLAPSLQGVLFPWVMLPVFVAETSFALWLLIRGVDAGGWQRRMDATRP; this is encoded by the coding sequence ATGACGACGTCACCGCAGCCCTACGCCCGTCTCGCCGGGTTGCTTTATCTCGTGATCATCGCTGCCGGCATATTCGGCGAGTTGGCCGTGCGCGGGTCGATGGTGGCAAGTGGCGACGCCGCGCTGACGGCCGCACGCATCGCAGCGTCGCCCGATCGCTGGCGTCTGGGCATCGCGATCGACCTGCTCATGCACGTCTGCGACGTGTTCGTGATGTGGAGCCTGTACGCGCTGTTCCGCGTCGTGAACCGGCGTCTCGCGCTGCTGGTGCTGCTGTTCAATCTCGTGCAGACGGCGGTGCTGGTCGCCAACAAGCTGTTCCTGCTGGTACCGCTGATGCTGCTGGGCGACGCGCCATACCTGCATGGCGTTCCGGCCACGCAGTTGCAGGCGTGGTCATACGTGGCGATACGCCTGCACGAACACGGCTTCGGGATCGGGCTGATCTTCTTCGGCGTGGTATGCGTGCTGGAAGGGCACCTGATCCGGCGCTCGGGGTTCCTGCCGCGCACGATCGGCATGCTCATGCAGGTCGCGGGCGTCTGCTATCTCGTCAACAGCCTCGCGCAGTTGCTCGCGCCGTCGCTGCAAGGCGTGCTGTTCCCGTGGGTGATGCTGCCGGTCTTCGTTGCCGAAACGTCGTTCGCGCTCTGGCTGCTGATCCGGGGCGTCGATGCCGGTGGATGGCAACGACGAATGGATGCCACCCGCCCCTGA
- a CDS encoding PLP-dependent aminotransferase family protein gives MKRYEALAADIAASIQNGLLKPGDRLPSVRQASATRQVSPATVFEAYYLLEAQGLIQSRPRSGYYVAAKGRQLPLEPEAASTPDSQARPVEISAMVFEILRSAMSRDVVPLGSAFPSPLLFPLEKLGRVLANSATHMDPWSTVDELTPGSLQLRRQIALRYLLDGVQVSPDDIIVTNGAMEALNLCLSAVCRPGDAVVVESPCFYVCLQALERLGLHAIEVATDPREGIDLAALETALVRHRPKACWVMTNFQNPLGSAMPDDKKRALVELITRHQVPLIEDDVYNELYFGSRRPALTKSFDTEGWVLHCSSFSKTLAPGYRVGWVAPGRFVAPVAQNKLTASLATSIPVQLGLARYLERGSYARYLRQLRTTLEAQRDEYIAAIAESFPAGTRVSRPYGGYFLWVELPADVDALQLRQHATTAGISLAPGPMFSASGDFRNFLRVNFGHPLSTRALAAIRQVGRLARQR, from the coding sequence ATGAAGCGCTACGAAGCCCTCGCCGCCGACATCGCCGCGTCCATCCAGAACGGCCTGCTGAAGCCGGGGGACCGGTTGCCGTCCGTGCGGCAGGCCAGCGCGACCCGGCAGGTGAGCCCGGCCACGGTGTTCGAGGCCTATTACCTGCTCGAAGCGCAGGGGCTGATCCAGTCACGGCCGCGCTCGGGCTACTACGTCGCCGCGAAGGGACGGCAACTCCCGCTCGAACCGGAGGCGGCGTCGACGCCCGACAGCCAGGCGCGGCCCGTCGAGATCAGCGCGATGGTGTTCGAGATCCTGCGTTCGGCGATGTCGCGCGATGTCGTGCCGCTGGGGTCGGCGTTCCCGAGCCCGCTGCTTTTCCCGCTCGAAAAGCTGGGCCGCGTGCTCGCAAATTCGGCAACGCACATGGACCCGTGGAGCACCGTCGACGAACTCACGCCCGGCAGCCTGCAGCTGCGACGGCAGATCGCGCTGCGCTACCTGCTCGACGGCGTGCAGGTGAGCCCGGACGACATCATCGTCACCAACGGCGCGATGGAAGCGCTGAACCTCTGCCTGTCCGCGGTGTGCAGGCCGGGCGATGCCGTCGTGGTGGAGTCGCCCTGCTTCTACGTCTGCCTGCAGGCGCTGGAGCGGCTGGGCCTGCATGCGATCGAAGTCGCGACCGATCCACGCGAAGGCATCGACCTCGCAGCGCTCGAAACCGCACTCGTCCGGCACCGGCCCAAGGCGTGCTGGGTGATGACGAACTTCCAGAACCCGCTCGGCAGCGCGATGCCCGACGACAAGAAGCGCGCGCTGGTCGAGCTGATCACGCGTCACCAGGTGCCACTGATCGAGGACGACGTCTACAACGAACTCTATTTCGGCAGCCGACGCCCCGCGCTCACCAAGTCGTTCGACACCGAGGGCTGGGTGCTGCACTGCAGCTCATTCTCCAAGACGTTGGCACCGGGCTATCGCGTCGGCTGGGTGGCGCCCGGACGCTTCGTAGCGCCCGTCGCGCAGAACAAGCTCACCGCGTCGCTGGCGACGTCGATTCCGGTGCAGTTGGGACTCGCCCGTTATCTCGAACGCGGCAGCTACGCGCGTTACCTGCGTCAGCTGCGCACGACGCTCGAAGCGCAACGCGACGAGTACATCGCGGCGATTGCCGAAAGTTTTCCGGCGGGGACACGCGTCAGCCGCCCCTATGGCGGATATTTCCTCTGGGTCGAGCTACCCGCGGATGTCGACGCACTGCAGCTGCGCCAACATGCGACGACGGCCGGCATCAGCCTTGCGCCCGGTCCGATGTTCTCGGCGTCCGGTGATTTCCGGAACTTCCTGCGCGTGAACTTCGGTCACCCGCTGAGCACGCGCGCGCTGGCGGCGATCCGGCAGGTGGGGCGGCTCGCGCGCCAGCGCTGA